Within the Granulicella sibirica genome, the region GAAGAAGATCGATGGGGTCGATGTCGGGGCGAATGTCGCCGCTTGCGATGGCACGGGAGACCAGGGCTTCTATCGCGTGTTTGACCAGGTCGCCTGTGGTGTCGAAGAGCCTGGATGGTCCGCCGACGATGGTATTGAGGGCCGGGGCGATGATCTGCTTGGCGGCGATGTAGTCGACGAAGAGGAGCATCCAGGCGCGCAGAGCTTCGACAGGCGGCAGGGTTTTCGCGAACTCTGCCTCGGCAGCAGCCAGCTTTCCTACCTCGGTGCGGTAGACGGCTTCGAGAAGAGCGTCGCGGGTGGGGAAGTGGCGGTAGAGGGTTCCGGGGCCGACTCCGGCCTGCCTGGCGACGTCGTCCAGGCTGATATTTGCGCCTTCGCGGGTAAAGGCCTCTTTGGCGATCTCGAGGATGCGGTCCCGGTTGCGCTGCGCGTCGGCGCGCGGTCTTCGCTCGGCGGGTTGTGATGGTTTCTCAGTCATGCTTCCGTCACGGAAAATTATTGCAACCGGAGAATGTCTCCGGTTGTCTGATACTTATTACGGAGAGCATCTCCGTTTTATGCGTGTCATAGCGGCGCGTCAACCGCGCTGCCTGGTTCCAATGAAAGGTCAAACTGCAGGGGGATGAAGATGGCGAACACTTTTGGTGCGAAGTCGACGACGGAAGATGTGCTTTCGGGTGTGAGGCTGGATGGCAGGCGGATTCTAGTTACCGGCGTTTCGGCTGGGATCGGCGTGGAGACGGCGCGGGCGCTGGTCGCGCATGGAGCCTATGTTGTCGGTGCGGCGCGGGATCTCGCAAAGGCCGAAGGCGCTACGGCGCAGGTGCGTGACGATGCGGCTGCGAATGGTGGCGGCTTCGAGCTGATTGCGCTTGATCTCTCCGACCTGAAAAGCGTTCGGGCTTGCGCGGATGAACTGCTGAAGAAAGGCGAACTCTTCGACGTGGTGATCGCGAATGCGGGCGTAATGGCGACACCGTTCGGGCATACCTCCGATGGCTTTGAGACGCAGTTCGGGACGAATCACCTGGGCCACTTTGTGCTCGTCAATCGGATTGCTTCCCTGATCCGAGACGGTGGACGGCTGATCAACCTTGCTTCCTCGGGACATCGGTTCGCGAACGTCGATCTAGTCGATCCAAACTTTGAACACACGACGTATGAGCCGTTTGTGGCTTACGGGCGATCGAAGACGGCGAATATTCTGTTCGCGGTCGAGTTCGATCGGCGGCACAAGGAGCGGGGCGTGCGGGCTGCGGCGGTTCATCCGGGCGGGATCTATACCGAGCTTGGCCGTCACATGGAGCCGGGGCAGCTCGAGGCGATGGTGGCGCAGATCAGCAAGCAACTCGAAGCGGAAGGCGGCGGCCCGTTTGAGTTCAAGACGATTCCGCAGGGCGCGGCGACGTCGGTCTGGGCGGGTGTCGTGGCTCCGGCTGAGGAGATTGGCGGACGGTACTGCGAGAACTGCCATGTCGGCAGGATTGTGGCGGACGATGTGACCATCAGCGCGATCAGCGAAGGTGTTCGTGCGTATGCGCTTGATCCTGACAATGCCAAGGCGCTCTGGAAGAAGAGCGAGGAGATGGTTGGGGAGTCCTTTTAGTACCTGCCGGTCCTGCTGAAAATCGGGATAGCGGTCTTACCACTGCCATCTCATCCCTTCGTCTGGTAGGATGCCCGGTTGAGTAGAGAAGCTTGGTCCAACGGTTGCGTGGAATCTATCCCGCGCCTCTGCCGCTGATCCCTTCTCCGCTCAATCGGGCGATTTATCTGATTTCAAACGAAGGACGAGGTGGTATGAGCAACGTCTCCAGGATTCTTCCCAAGGCTTCTTTCACGTGGCGCGTTTCGTCGGCTCTGCTTGTCTTCTGCGGACTGGTTCTACCGGTTTGCGCGCAGCAGCCGCTAAAGACACTGCTGGTTGGGGTGGACCGGCGTTCGGTTACTTCGCTTGATGGGGACTGGCATTATCTGGTGGATCAGCCACCAGCCAAGGGTCTTTATAAGCCGGATGGGACGGTGAAGGAAGACGGCTACGGGCTGAACACGCACCCGAACATCAGCAGCGGGCCGCATAACGATGAGTACGACTTTGCCACGGCTCCGACGATGAAGGTGCCGGGAGACTGGAACACGCAGGATCCGGCGTTGTTCCGGTTCGAGGGCGTGGTGTGGTTTGAGCGGGACTTCGACTTTCAGGCGAAGGCGGGGGCTCGGACGTTTTTACATATCGGCGCGGCGAACTACAAGTCGTTTGTGTGGATGAATGGGAAGCATGTTTGCGATCACGAGGGTGGGTTTACCCCGTTTGATTGCGAGGTGACGGCGATTTTGAAGCCGACGCAGAACTCCGTCGTGATTGCGGTGGACTCGACGCGGATGGTGGATGGTATTCCTTCGGTGTCGATCGACTGGTTCAACTATGGCGGACTGAACCGGGATGTATCTCTGGTGACGGTGCCGCCGGCGTTCATTGACGACTATGACGTCCACTTGAAGAAGGAGGCTACGTTTTCTTCAGTGAATGCGAATACGTTGACTGGGTATGTGCATGTCGTCGGTGCCGCTGCTGGTACGAATGTCACTGTCAGCGTTCCTGAAGCTGGGGTGAGGACGACGGCCAAGACGGATGGTGACGGTAAGGCGGCATTCGAGGTGAAGGCGAGCAAGCTTGAGCTTTGGTCTCATGAGACACCGAAGCTGTACAAGGTCGAGCTGGCTTCGGGTGAGGACAGGATCGATGAGGAGATCGGGTTCCGCGATATTCGGGTTGATGGGACGCGGATCCTGTTGAATGGGAAGGCAATCTTTCTGCAGGGCGCGAATATGCATGCCGAGGCTCCGATCCGGACGGGTCGCGCTTACAGCGATGAGGATGTAAAGAACATCTTCGGGTTTCTGAAGGATCTGAATGCGAACTTTGTGCGGCTTGCGCACTATCCGCATGATGAGCGCATGGAACGGATGGCGGACAAGCAGGGGATCATGATCTGGTCGGAGATTCCGCTGTGGCAGCATATCTCGTTCGAGAAGCCCGAGGTGTATGCGAAGGCTACGTTCATGCTGAACGAGATGATTCGGCGGGATAGGAACAAGGCTTCGGTGATCCTGTGGTCGGTTTCGAATGAGACGCCGAACAACCCGACGCGGACGAAGTTCCTGACGGATCTGGCGAACGAGGCGCGGAGGCTGGATGCGACGAGGCCGATTACGTCCGCGTTGATCGGACCGCATGCGAAGGGGGACCAGATCGTGCAGGATGATCCGCTGGCGAATGCTCTGGACGTGGTTGGGCAGAACGAGTACGTCGGTTGGTATGAGGGGACGCCGGATGAGGCAGACAAGCTGCATTGGACGATGCCGAATAAGCCTATCCTGATGTCGGAGTTTGGGGCAGAGGCGAAGTTCGGAGACCACGGTGGGAGGAACGATCGCTGGGCGGAGGAGCAGCAGGTGAACGTCTACGAACACCAGTTCGTGATGATCAACAAGATCCCGCAGGTGCGTGGGCTTGTGCCGTGGGTGCTGATGGACTTCCGCTCGCCGGGCCGCAATATTCCGAAGCTGCAGGATGGGTTCAATCGAAAAGGACTGTTCTCGGAGAAGGGGGAGAAGAAGCAGGCGTTCTATCTCTTCCAGAAGACGTACAAGGAGAGGTTGGTTGGTAAGGCGGAGTAGGCGGATGCTTAGTAGAGGATTTTGAGGGAAAACTGCACCTGGCGGGAAGTTCCGGCGGTCTTGCTGATGACGCCGAAGCCGGAGCCGGTGAGGATGTTCGCGGGCAGGCCGAGGTTAGCGATGTTGAAGACGTTGAAGAACTCCGAACGGAACTGGATGACGGCGAGTTCGCCCTTGCCTCGGTGGCCTACGGGCGTGTCCTTGATGAGGGAGACGTCGAAGTCGTAGAAGGCGGGGCCTCGGAAGGTGTTGCGGCCGAGGGTTCCGAAGCGGCCGGAGTTGGGGCCGGTCCCGCCGGGGATCCCGATGGGAATGCTGAAGAAGGATGCGTTGCCGTCGCCGAGGCCGAAGTAGTCCTCGCGCTTGGTTCGGGCGGTGGAGAGCGCGGGAGTTGTGATGAGGTCGGGGCGGTCGGCGGAGCCTGCTCCGGCTCCCGTCTGCTGAACGCCGGAGTAGACGGTGAAGGGAGAGCCGCTGGTGATGGTCGAGATGCTGATGACCTCCCATCCGGAACGGAGTTTCATGGGGAGCTGTTCGAGAGTCTGGATGCTCTCGAGGTGAAGGTCCTGGGCGGCGCTGAGGGAGAAGACGTGGGTTGTGTCGAACGAGGATGGGCCTTTTTCGGGGTGGGTGTCGAAGGGGTCTTGCGGGGAGGTGAGGGTGACCGCTCCGGAGGCTCCGGCGTTGAGACCGCCTGAGACGGTGCTTGTATCGTCGAGCGACTTCGACCAGGTGTAGCTTGCCTGGAGACCCGGGCCGCCATGGCCGGTTGTCCCCTGGAGCGAGGCCTGGAGGGCGTGGTAGCTGGAGTGCGAGGTGGCTCGGATGAGTTGCTCGGTGCCGAAGCCGCCGGTGACGTTTCCCTGCGCGTCGAACTCGGTGTGGCGGGCGAAGGCCGGGGTCGCGCCGGGGTAGGCGTTGGGGAAGCTGATGCGCGGCAGACGCATGGCTGCGGTTCCGATGTAGGTGGCGGAGGCGTTGAGGCTGCCGAAGGAACGCTCGAGGCCGGCGGTCCAGGTTCCGAGGTAGGCGTTGCCGAACTTGGGGTCGACGCCGCTGACGCTGATGGGATTGATCTGGTCTCCGGGAGAGATGGCGGCGAGGTCGCGCTCGTAGCGGTCGACGTCGAACAGGGTGTTGGGGGCGACGGCCTTGGTGTTGTTGTTGGGGAAGATGTCGGCGCCGTCCGGGGTGTAGGCGCGGGGGAGTTTGGAGGCGTCGATCTGGTAGCCGTAGGGAATGGGGTTCGCGCTGGAGGAGGTGAGGCGCGGATAGATGGCGAAGGGGGAGCCGCCGGTGAGGAGGTTGTCCTGCCAGATGTTGGGCGGGACGGTGGTGAGGGCTCCGCCGGCGTGGAGGATGAGGTGCTGGGGGAGTTGGGTGTCGAGCTGGACGCGGGGGGACCAGTTGAAGCGGCTGTTGTCGTATGCCGGTTGCGGGTTGACGACGAAGATCTGGCCGAGGGCGTTGTTGGCGTCGCGGAGGCTGGAGGTGCGGTGAGCGCGCTCTTCGATGGGGGTGTAGTGCTCGTAGCGGAGGCCGTAGTTGAGGGTGAAGCGGTCGTTGATCTTCCAGGTGTCCTGAATCCAGGCTCCCCAGGCGCTGCGGCTGGTGGCGGCGGGTCCGATGTGCTCTCCGCCGGAGGTGAAGGGGGAGGCGACGGCTACGTTGTAGTTGAAGGCGCTGCCGACGAGAAAGCTGGAGAGCGTGTCGGGAAGCGGGTCGCCGGCGTGAATGACGTGGGCGCCGGACTGCGAGCGGATCTCGACGGGGGAGTAGGCGGCGCCGCCACCGAAGTCGAATTCGCCGTTGAGGCTCTGGCCGAAGTAGCTTGTGTCGCGGTTGAGGCGAACCTCGGCACCTGCCTTGACGTTATGGCGTTTGGTGGTGAAACTGGCGGATTGGCGGAGGGAAAACAGGTTATTGAAGGCCGCGATCACACTTCCGGCGGTGGAATTGAAGGATTCGTAGAGGCCGTCGTTGAACTTGATGGCAGGGTCGGTGTGGTTGTTGGTGATGAAGGCGGGGGTGGTGCGGGTGATGTCGAACTGGGTTTCGAGGATGAGGCGGGGGGAGGCGGTGCGGGCGTAGTCGAAGGTGACGTTGCGCTGGTGATCGCGGTACTGGACGCCGAAGGAGGGGTCGAGGGCGGTTTGGTCGGGGTTTGTGGTGGGGCCGATCAGGTTGTCGAAGGAGACGCGGCCGAAGAAGTGGTTTTTCGGGCCGGCCTGATGGTCGAGGCGGACGGAGAACTGGTCGGAGGTGGTGAGGATCTTGGCGGAGGTGGCGTAGGTGTGGACGCCGAAGGCTCCCTGGGGGTAGTTGGGGAGGGGGTAGCGGGCGAGAATTTTGGCTATGCCGGGATCGATGCGGACGGTGAGGGGATCGCCGGGAAAGGCTGTGGAATCAATGCCTGAGCGCTCCTGGGCGGTGGGGACGGGGAATACCTGGGTGGTTCCAAGGACCTGGCGGAGGGCTTGAAGTTCAACAAAGTAGAAGGTTTTGCCCTCACCGTCGTAGATGTGCGGGAGGATGACGGGTCCGCCGTTGGTGAGGCCGAACTCGTTGCGGCGGAAGGGTGGGATTCGACCGGGATTTGCGGGGGAGGAGTGGTCGAAGTAGTTGCGGGCGTCGAGTGAGGAGTTGCGGATGAATTCGAAGAAAGAGCCGTGAATACGGGCATTTCCGGAGCGCGTGGAGATGTTGGTGAAGCCGGAGGAGCCGTGGCCGATCTCGGCGGGCATCCAGCCGGAGGTGGAATCGATGGCCTGGATGGCGTCCACGTTGAAGTTGGAGAAGGTGGAGCCGCCCATTTCGGGGTCGCTGGTTTCGGCTCCGTCCATGGCGAAGGTGGCCTCGACGCCGCGCTGGCCGTTGATGGCGAACTGGGGGGTGTAATTGGTTCCGTTGGAGTCGGTGCTTGTGCCGACGGAGAGCAGGAGAAGGGCGCTGAAATCGCGTTTATTCAGGGGAATTTCGCTGGCGGCGGAGCTGGCGAGGGATTCGGCCGGGGGCTTGGGGGCTTCCTGCGCGGAGTCGGTGGGGGTTTGGGAGTAAGCCGACGGGACGAGGAGGACGAGCGCGGCGATGGGGAGGCAGAGCTTCATGCGGATCGGGGCCTTATGTTGTTGATCCGAGTACAGTAACAGGCGGGGTGCGCGGCTGGCGCGTTTTGTGGTGCAGGATGCGGTCCAATGTACGGTAAACGTGGTTAGCGGGCCGGTAGAAAACGTGGTGAGGGGTGCGTCTTTCTTGGGCGGATGCGTTTTCGCAGCATGTTTTTCCGAAGTGCTGATGAAGGACGGGGTCTTCGCGGGCAGAGTCTGTCAAGTAGCGGCTGCTTTTGCCGTGATGGGAGTTCGCGAAACGACATTACAAAACTGTTACCGGGGCATGAACGCGCGCACCTGAGAATGGGGTATGACTTCTTCCCCAAAACGTAACGACCGGGGCGGCTTTCAGGCTGCCGTCCTCGCGGGTAACGAAGTCCCGGCCGAGCTTTCGCTGACGCGTGGCGGGCAGAAGCTGGCGCTGAACTGGCTTGTGCTTGGCTTCATGATCCTGTTCCATGTCGCTGCCGTGGCGGCGTTCTTCTTCTTTAGCTGGTCGGCACTGGCGGTTGCGGTCGCGCTCCAC harbors:
- a CDS encoding TonB-dependent receptor domain-containing protein, coding for MKLCLPIAALVLLVPSAYSQTPTDSAQEAPKPPAESLASSAASEIPLNKRDFSALLLLSVGTSTDSNGTNYTPQFAINGQRGVEATFAMDGAETSDPEMGGSTFSNFNVDAIQAIDSTSGWMPAEIGHGSSGFTNISTRSGNARIHGSFFEFIRNSSLDARNYFDHSSPANPGRIPPFRRNEFGLTNGGPVILPHIYDGEGKTFYFVELQALRQVLGTTQVFPVPTAQERSGIDSTAFPGDPLTVRIDPGIAKILARYPLPNYPQGAFGVHTYATSAKILTTSDQFSVRLDHQAGPKNHFFGRVSFDNLIGPTTNPDQTALDPSFGVQYRDHQRNVTFDYARTASPRLILETQFDITRTTPAFITNNHTDPAIKFNDGLYESFNSTAGSVIAAFNNLFSLRQSASFTTKRHNVKAGAEVRLNRDTSYFGQSLNGEFDFGGGAAYSPVEIRSQSGAHVIHAGDPLPDTLSSFLVGSAFNYNVAVASPFTSGGEHIGPAATSRSAWGAWIQDTWKINDRFTLNYGLRYEHYTPIEERAHRTSSLRDANNALGQIFVVNPQPAYDNSRFNWSPRVQLDTQLPQHLILHAGGALTTVPPNIWQDNLLTGGSPFAIYPRLTSSSANPIPYGYQIDASKLPRAYTPDGADIFPNNNTKAVAPNTLFDVDRYERDLAAISPGDQINPISVSGVDPKFGNAYLGTWTAGLERSFGSLNASATYIGTAAMRLPRISFPNAYPGATPAFARHTEFDAQGNVTGGFGTEQLIRATSHSSYHALQASLQGTTGHGGPGLQASYTWSKSLDDTSTVSGGLNAGASGAVTLTSPQDPFDTHPEKGPSSFDTTHVFSLSAAQDLHLESIQTLEQLPMKLRSGWEVISISTITSGSPFTVYSGVQQTGAGAGSADRPDLITTPALSTARTKREDYFGLGDGNASFFSIPIGIPGGTGPNSGRFGTLGRNTFRGPAFYDFDVSLIKDTPVGHRGKGELAVIQFRSEFFNVFNIANLGLPANILTGSGFGVISKTAGTSRQVQFSLKILY
- a CDS encoding SDR family NAD(P)-dependent oxidoreductase; this translates as MANTFGAKSTTEDVLSGVRLDGRRILVTGVSAGIGVETARALVAHGAYVVGAARDLAKAEGATAQVRDDAAANGGGFELIALDLSDLKSVRACADELLKKGELFDVVIANAGVMATPFGHTSDGFETQFGTNHLGHFVLVNRIASLIRDGGRLINLASSGHRFANVDLVDPNFEHTTYEPFVAYGRSKTANILFAVEFDRRHKERGVRAAAVHPGGIYTELGRHMEPGQLEAMVAQISKQLEAEGGGPFEFKTIPQGAATSVWAGVVAPAEEIGGRYCENCHVGRIVADDVTISAISEGVRAYALDPDNAKALWKKSEEMVGESF
- a CDS encoding glycoside hydrolase family 2 protein, with the translated sequence MSNVSRILPKASFTWRVSSALLVFCGLVLPVCAQQPLKTLLVGVDRRSVTSLDGDWHYLVDQPPAKGLYKPDGTVKEDGYGLNTHPNISSGPHNDEYDFATAPTMKVPGDWNTQDPALFRFEGVVWFERDFDFQAKAGARTFLHIGAANYKSFVWMNGKHVCDHEGGFTPFDCEVTAILKPTQNSVVIAVDSTRMVDGIPSVSIDWFNYGGLNRDVSLVTVPPAFIDDYDVHLKKEATFSSVNANTLTGYVHVVGAAAGTNVTVSVPEAGVRTTAKTDGDGKAAFEVKASKLELWSHETPKLYKVELASGEDRIDEEIGFRDIRVDGTRILLNGKAIFLQGANMHAEAPIRTGRAYSDEDVKNIFGFLKDLNANFVRLAHYPHDERMERMADKQGIMIWSEIPLWQHISFEKPEVYAKATFMLNEMIRRDRNKASVILWSVSNETPNNPTRTKFLTDLANEARRLDATRPITSALIGPHAKGDQIVQDDPLANALDVVGQNEYVGWYEGTPDEADKLHWTMPNKPILMSEFGAEAKFGDHGGRNDRWAEEQQVNVYEHQFVMINKIPQVRGLVPWVLMDFRSPGRNIPKLQDGFNRKGLFSEKGEKKQAFYLFQKTYKERLVGKAE
- a CDS encoding TetR/AcrR family transcriptional regulator, with protein sequence MTEKPSQPAERRPRADAQRNRDRILEIAKEAFTREGANISLDDVARQAGVGPGTLYRHFPTRDALLEAVYRTEVGKLAAAEAEFAKTLPPVEALRAWMLLFVDYIAAKQIIAPALNTIVGGPSRLFDTTGDLVKHAIEALVSRAIASGDIRPDIDPIDLLRALVGVSNVASTPDWPQSAKRLVEILILGSRPTT